CTGTAAATTCTTTGTGATAGGGTTGCATTCAGTCATGGGATGATTGATAATCCTCATCACTCTTCGGTAACCGAAAAATACTGAAGTGACCTATGGAGGCTCTGGTCCTCCCGCAACACTAGTTCGTAAACCTGGTCAGGTCCGGAAGGAAGCAGCCACAGCGAATGACGTGTGTGCCGGGATGTGGCTGGGGCCTCCACCCATTTTGGTGTCGCTGAAAGCATAAAGTGTCCAATTAAAAGCATAAGCTGTCCTTTTAAAACTCATAAAGTGTCCTAAACTTAATTTGGTTGTTTTATTACAACGTTAAGGGACAAGTTATGTACGTTCGAAATCTCCGCAAACCATCTGCAACAAAAAATGTGTACAAGTTTTCGAGTTCTAAAAACCGAAGTGTCATTTTGTGTGAAAGTTCTTTAGAACGAGATTGTTGTTACCATCTCGAATACTCAAAGGACGTTATTTCATTCCAATCACAACCCGAAGGCTTCTATTATTCTTCAGGTAACAAACGTTGTCCCTATACTCCTGATTTTCTCGTCCGAAACCAAGATGGTTCAGAGTATTACCTTGAAGTCAAACCTCTCGCTAAAACCTTTTCTGAAGATTTCAAACGTTCCTTCGCTCTAAAGCGTATCGCAGCACAGCATCAAGGAAAACCATTGGTATTAGTCACAGATAAGCAGATACGTAATGGAGTGTATCTAGAAAACCTTAACTTAATACATCGATATAGTGGGCTAGTGGATTTCAGCTTGTCCTCAACAAAAATTGTTGAGGAGTTGAGTGTTGCAGGAAGAATGTGTATTCGTTCGCTGGCGTATAACCTGAAACTATCGATTGGTGAAGTGATAGCAGTCGTCTTTCGTTTAATTGGATTAGGCAGAGTTAATGTGCCTTTAGATTCTGCAATTAATGAGATGTCTGTGATCTCGGTGAATTGAAATGGTCATGCCTTTTGATGATGAGTTTGAATCCATAACAGATGATACTCAGGCCGAATATGATGCATCTTCTGAGGCTAAGCTAGCTCGAAAACAATACCAACCACTTGATTCAGTTACTATTCATGAACGAGACCTGTCATCTTTTTCTGAAGAACAGAAAAATAAGGCATTGGAGCGATACAAACTTATTTCTGCTGTCGCTAAAGAGATATCTGGTGGTTGGACACCTAAAAATATTAACCCTTTAATTGATAAATACAGTCCCAACTTATCGATCAAACGGCCAAGTTACAAATCAGTTATTCGTTGGTATAAATCCTTTTGTGAGAACGATGGAAACATTGTGTGTTTAGTTGATCACAATCACTCAAAAGGAAATAGAACCAAACGTATTATTGATGATGAAGCTTTTTTTGTTGAAGCCACTGAACGTTTCCTTGATGCAAAAAGACCCAACTATTCACAAGCATATCAGTTTTACTGCGACAGAATCGAAATTGAAAACAGCAATATTATCTCCGGTCAAATATCCAAAGTTAGTTATCAGGCGTTTAAAGAAAGATTGAAAAAACTTCCTCCTTATGAAGTTGCATTAAAACGATTTGGTCAAAATTATGCGAACAAGCTTTTCAACTATTACCAATCATCGGTTCCAACCTCAAGAATATTGGAACGTGTAGAGATAGACCATACACCACTCGATCTAATCCTTCTTGATGATGACTTACTGATACCTTTAGGTCGAGCCTATTTGACGTTACTGGTCGATGTGTTTAGTGGCTGTATTATTGGTTTCCATCTTGGTTTCAATCCCCCTAGCTATGTATCTGTTGCTAAAGCGATCATCCATTCAGTAAAAAGCAAAGACTATGTTCATGATTTGAATATTGAGCTCACTAATGACTGGTTATGCCACGGGAAAATGGAAACACTGGTTGTTGATAATGGAGCTGAGTTCTGGTCAAAAAGCGTAGATCAAGCCTGTATGGAAGCTGGAATACACGTTGAGTATTGTAAAGTGGGGCAACCGTGGGAAAAGCCTCGGGTTGAAAGGAAATTTTTAGAAATTATTCAGGGAATTGTTGGATGGGTTCCGGGAAAAACTTTTTCGAATATATTGGAAAAAGATCGGTATGACCCACAAAAAGACGCCGTAATGCGGTTTAGTAGTTTTGTTGAAGAGCTACACCGTTGGATTATTGATGTTCATAATGCCTCCCCTGATTCTCGGAATACGAAGATTCCCAATTACCATTGGAAAAAGAGTGAAGAAGCCTTGCCACCTGCGGCGCTCAGTGACCGAGATGAAAAGCAGTTTCGAATCATTATGGGAGTTATTCATGAAGGCGTTGTGACAACTAAAGGTATAAAATATAAGCACTTAATGTATGACAATGTGGCGTTAGAACAATATCGGAAGCAGTACCCACAAACAAAAGAGTCTCGTAAAAAAACTATAAAAATTGACCCCGATGATCTGTCTAGCATATTCGTTTATCTGGAGGAAATCGGAGGATACATCGAAGTTCCCTGCAAATATGATCCTTTGGGATACACAAAGAATCTGTCACTAAGTGAGCATGTTCGCATAACTAAAATACATCGTGATTTTATAAAAGGCCAAGTGGATTCTTTATCATTAGCGAAAGCTCGGCAAGCACTTCATGAACGTATTAAAACGGAGCAAGAGCACCTTTCTTTAATGTCGGTTGAGAGTCGAGCAAAAAAAGCCAAACATGGTAAGAAAATGGCAGCTCTTTCAGGTATATCAAATGAGCAACCTATGTCCATACAGAATGCTTTAGAAAACAAGAATAAGCCGTTAGATGAAAACCTTGACGAGCCTACTCCTGTGGACAATCTCAAATCGCTCTGGAATAAACGTAAAGCGATGAAAAGGTCTAAAGAATGAATCTATCTGGTGAACAAAAAATTGTTGTCGATGAATTACTAACTCAATACCACAATTCATTCGTTATTTATCCAGATGTGCAACAGATATTCGATGGCCTTGATTGGATTGTACGTCGTAGTCAATTTGGCAATTTTACGCCATCGATGCTTATAACTGGTGGCACTGGGGCAGGTAAAACATCACTCATTAACTATTATCTAAAACACCATTTTAATGATAATGAAGTCTTGGTGACTCGTGTCAGACCGAGCTTTATCGAAACATTGATTTGGGCGATTGATAAGTTAGGTCTTCCTCATAATACCCGTTCGAAAGGTTCTGAAATTGGCTTACAGGATTATTTCATTAACAGTGTTAAAAAATCCAATCTTAAGCTCTTAGTTATCGAAGAAGCTCAAGAATTATTTGAGTGTGCTACTACCAAAGAAAGACAAAAAATTCGTGACCGGCTCAAAATGATCAGTGATGAATGCCGGTTACCTATCGTGTTTATAGGAATTCCGACTGCTAAACTTATCTTGGAAGACTCTCAGTGGGATAGACGAATTATGGTCAAAAGAGAATTACCATATATTCGAATCACATCCGCATCATCAGTAGACGTATACATCGATTTACTTGAAGAGCTCGAAAAGCAACTTCCAATTCCAGTTGAACCGGAACTTTCGGATATGGATACAGCGATGAGATTACTAGCAGCGACCAAAGGTATGCTTGGAGCTATTAAAGAGTTAGTTGGTTATGCATTAGAACTCGCTTTACTAGCAGGTAAATCAGCAGTGACCAATGAAGACTTTGTATTGGCATTCGAAACAATTAATGGCCCTGATGTTCTTAATCCATTTACAACCAATATCGATAACCTATTGATACCGCAGGTTATAGAGTACGAAGGATTTATCATTGACCCTGAAAGTGGGGAAATCAAATTTACTAAACAGCTATTTCAAGATATGCCGTTAGCGGCGCTATTAGGGTAACCCTTACCTAGACTCAATCAATTTTTCTAATAGTTCCTGTTTCTCCTCTGCACTCAGCTTATCAATCAAGCACGCAAGTTCAGCAGACATCTCATCCTTACAGAAAAAGTAGTTCAGGGGCACATCGAGCTCTTCTGCCATTCGGGTTAATGTACCAATATCGGGTACATGGCGACCTTTTTCGTAATGGTTCATTCGACCGCTTGCTGAACTTTCTTCCATACCAATTCTTACACCCAAATCTTTTTGGGTGATCTTGGCTTTTTTACGTGCTGCTTTGAGCCTCGCTGGGATTGGGTTTTCCACTTAGACATTCTTTTCAGTACCTATAGATAACTTAGATTGTCTAAGTTTTACTTATTTTTGTATACTTAGCAATCCTAAGTTTTTAAGTGCTAAAGATAGTCGTGATGAACAAAACACCGAAGTTATTAAAACCGATGTATAACCTTTTGATTGAAAAGAACATGGATAGCTTTTCTATCCTTCAAGCTAGGGATGAATTATTAAAATCGACGGATCGGTTTAGTGACGAAACCGAAGCAAGAAAGTTCGTTCATAGGCAAGTTCATCATTTAGCTTCAAAAGGATATTTGGTCATACTGGGAACGGGTAGGCAAAAGCGGTTTAAGAAGACTGAGTTGTTCCACAAAACAGACTTTTCAGTGAGATCTGAACAATCTAAACCTAAGTCAGTTAGAATCAAGCATGAATCAAATGAGCCGCCAACTAAGAGACTTGATGACCATATTGTTCTGATCAAAGAACGTAACCAATATCAAGGCGAGTTAGCTATTTCGTTAGCTGAAGCGGAAGAGTACAAAGCTTTACTGGGACGCTTTCCTGATCGTTCAACACTCCTATTTCCACTGCATTCGGCAGCTAAAGAGAAAGCAGCGACCATCTTAGGAAAGATGAACGCAGTTAATGCGTTAATTGCATCGATTGAGCAAGATGGAACCTCAACGTGTTAAGAGAGTGGCAAGAAGGCTGCGTTAAAGCGGCTATCGAAAAATACCAATCTGGACAACGACATTTTTTGTGTCAGGCGACACCTGGTGCTGGTAAAACGGTCATGGCAGCTGAATTGGCAAAAGCACTAATTGATATGGGCAACGTTGATCTGGTTTTATGTTTTTCTCCATCGATTTCTGTTGCAGAAAACATGAGGTCTACTTTCTCTTGGAAGCTGGATTGCCAATTTAGCGGTAGCTTAGGTGAGATGGGCTGCTCTTATACTTACCAAAGCCTCAAATATCAATCCGATGGATTTTGGAAAACCATTCGCAAGTATCGTGTGTTGGCAGTGTTTGATGAGATACACCATTGTGCTGCTGATGAAGATGGTCGAAGTAATTCATGGGGTGAACAAATCGTCTCTAAACTTCAGCATGAAGCAGAGTATACCTTGGCCTTGACGGGAACACCATGGAGGTCTGATAAAGCTTCAATTGCTTTGGCAAGCTACACCAATCCTGAAGGGCAGATTATTTGTGACTATCAGTACAGCTTGCGAGAAGCCATACACGAGAAAGTGTGTCGAGTCCCTAAACTGGTTTTGGTCGATAACGACAATCTAACTATAACAGAAGGGGCTCAGCGAAAGTCATTTTCTTCTATCGTTGAAATGCTTAAACAATCTCGTAGCTCATATCAGGACATCATTCAGAATGAGCAGGCATTGGGTTACTTAATTTCTTTAGGTTGCCAGCGTTTAGCCACGATTAGGCAAGTTAATAAAAATGCGGGAGGGTTGATTGTTGCTGCATCTGTTAAACATGCACAGAAGATACAAAGCATGTTAGTGAACCGTTTTAAACAGACGGCAACGATAGTGACTTATCAGCACGATAACCCACTTCAAACGATAGATCATTTTCGTGAAAGCGACTGCCAATGGATTGTTAGCGTTGGAATGATCAGTGAAGGTACGGATATTCCTAGGCTGCAAGTCTGTTGTCATCTCAGCGCAGTAAAAACCGAGCTCTATTTTCGTCAGGTACTCGGCCGAATTTTGCGAACTAATGGAGAGCAAGAACAAGAAGCATGGCTCTATACGTTTGCAGAAGAATCATTAGTGGGTTTTGCTGAGCGTATCGAGCAAGACATTCCAGAAACTTGCCAGTTTATTAACTTAGCTGAAGTTGAAAACAACAATACTGAAGTCGAATTTGCTGTTAGTTCACCAGGAATATCATCGGGTGGAATGTCTACAGCATCAAGTCGATCGACGTTCTCTTGGGAGCTCTTTGGGAATGGGGAAGAACTTGGTGACTCCCATCTTTCGCAACAAGAATATGTGCTCATGGGAACGTTTAAACAGAGAGTGATTGCTGCGTTTAGTTGATGATTATCGGGCAATGAGCAGGAAATGAGAAATAACCTAATCTTTCCTTATCAGCAGCTTAAGATTACTACCTAAGCGAGATTTCCTATAAATAAGTGGCTCCGAAGTTATTTGTTGGTAATCACTTCGCGTAAGTGTTTGTTTATGCAAAACCAGTCACATGATACTAAGTGCGCTTTGTGCTTATCGTGATAGAATGAATTAACATTTCCTATATAAAAATCAGCTAGCTAGGTGCAATTTATGAGCCAGAACAAGCTATACATCCCCCTCAATGCCGGTGAGTCTGCAGTCTTGCCAGAAGCAAACACCCTGCTTCCTCGTAAAGAGGTTTACGAGCCGTTGGCAAAGTTGATTATTGAAGCGGTAGAGAAGGTAGATGCCGCTCATGGCAGATCACTGAATGAACTGAGAGAACACAGTGCTATCTCGATAGACGGAGCTCGCGGGACTGGCAAGACCGCTGTACTGGTCAACTTAAAGAGCTATCTTAAAGAGCAGGACGTCTTGAAAAATGTCCATATCCTCGAACCAGTAGACCCGACCCTACTGGAGGACTGTGACTCACTGTTTCTCCATATTATTGTCGCGGCAGTACTGCACGACAAAGACGTTAAAGAGGCTCAAAGAAAAGACCCGAACAAAGTCCGCTGTCTTAACCTAGCGCTTGAGAAACTCGCTCAATCTCTGGAGGCTGTAGAAACTCAGAAAGAGCGTCACGGGATGGACAAGGTGCGCGCGATGTACAGCAATGAAAATCTAGCCGACTGTGTGCAAGATTTCTTCCGTGAAGTGTTGAGTTTGTTGGAGAAAAAACTATTAATTTTGCCTATTGATGATGTTGATACTTCGTTGAATCGTGCTTTTGAAAACCTCGAAATTGTACGCCGTTATCTAGCCACCCCTTATGTGTTACCTATCGTCTGTGGCGACCGTGAACTATACAACGATGTGACCTGGCGTGATTTCCATGGACGGCTGACGAACGATTCTAAGCATTTGTCTGAAGCTGCCTATGAAAGGGCTGTAGAGTTAGCCTCAGAGTATCAGCGCAAAATTCTTCCATTCCCACGACGTTTGACCATGCCGCCAGTTAGCAATTATTGGCAACAGAGCAATATCTACTTGGGTGATAATGAAATAAACGAAGTGATGCCATTACGTAATTTTATTGCTTGGTTGGAAATATTTCTGTCCGG
This DNA window, taken from Vibrio nitrifigilis, encodes the following:
- a CDS encoding TnsA endonuclease N-terminal domain-containing protein; amino-acid sequence: MYVRNLRKPSATKNVYKFSSSKNRSVILCESSLERDCCYHLEYSKDVISFQSQPEGFYYSSGNKRCPYTPDFLVRNQDGSEYYLEVKPLAKTFSEDFKRSFALKRIAAQHQGKPLVLVTDKQIRNGVYLENLNLIHRYSGLVDFSLSSTKIVEELSVAGRMCIRSLAYNLKLSIGEVIAVVFRLIGLGRVNVPLDSAINEMSVISVN
- a CDS encoding Mu transposase C-terminal domain-containing protein; protein product: MPFDDEFESITDDTQAEYDASSEAKLARKQYQPLDSVTIHERDLSSFSEEQKNKALERYKLISAVAKEISGGWTPKNINPLIDKYSPNLSIKRPSYKSVIRWYKSFCENDGNIVCLVDHNHSKGNRTKRIIDDEAFFVEATERFLDAKRPNYSQAYQFYCDRIEIENSNIISGQISKVSYQAFKERLKKLPPYEVALKRFGQNYANKLFNYYQSSVPTSRILERVEIDHTPLDLILLDDDLLIPLGRAYLTLLVDVFSGCIIGFHLGFNPPSYVSVAKAIIHSVKSKDYVHDLNIELTNDWLCHGKMETLVVDNGAEFWSKSVDQACMEAGIHVEYCKVGQPWEKPRVERKFLEIIQGIVGWVPGKTFSNILEKDRYDPQKDAVMRFSSFVEELHRWIIDVHNASPDSRNTKIPNYHWKKSEEALPPAALSDRDEKQFRIIMGVIHEGVVTTKGIKYKHLMYDNVALEQYRKQYPQTKESRKKTIKIDPDDLSSIFVYLEEIGGYIEVPCKYDPLGYTKNLSLSEHVRITKIHRDFIKGQVDSLSLAKARQALHERIKTEQEHLSLMSVESRAKKAKHGKKMAALSGISNEQPMSIQNALENKNKPLDENLDEPTPVDNLKSLWNKRKAMKRSKE
- a CDS encoding TniB family NTP-binding protein: MNLSGEQKIVVDELLTQYHNSFVIYPDVQQIFDGLDWIVRRSQFGNFTPSMLITGGTGAGKTSLINYYLKHHFNDNEVLVTRVRPSFIETLIWAIDKLGLPHNTRSKGSEIGLQDYFINSVKKSNLKLLVIEEAQELFECATTKERQKIRDRLKMISDECRLPIVFIGIPTAKLILEDSQWDRRIMVKRELPYIRITSASSVDVYIDLLEELEKQLPIPVEPELSDMDTAMRLLAATKGMLGAIKELVGYALELALLAGKSAVTNEDFVLAFETINGPDVLNPFTTNIDNLLIPQVIEYEGFIIDPESGEIKFTKQLFQDMPLAALLG
- a CDS encoding helix-turn-helix domain-containing protein; protein product: MENPIPARLKAARKKAKITQKDLGVRIGMEESSASGRMNHYEKGRHVPDIGTLTRMAEELDVPLNYFFCKDEMSAELACLIDKLSAEEKQELLEKLIESR
- a CDS encoding DEAD/DEAH box helicase — its product is MLREWQEGCVKAAIEKYQSGQRHFLCQATPGAGKTVMAAELAKALIDMGNVDLVLCFSPSISVAENMRSTFSWKLDCQFSGSLGEMGCSYTYQSLKYQSDGFWKTIRKYRVLAVFDEIHHCAADEDGRSNSWGEQIVSKLQHEAEYTLALTGTPWRSDKASIALASYTNPEGQIICDYQYSLREAIHEKVCRVPKLVLVDNDNLTITEGAQRKSFSSIVEMLKQSRSSYQDIIQNEQALGYLISLGCQRLATIRQVNKNAGGLIVAASVKHAQKIQSMLVNRFKQTATIVTYQHDNPLQTIDHFRESDCQWIVSVGMISEGTDIPRLQVCCHLSAVKTELYFRQVLGRILRTNGEQEQEAWLYTFAEESLVGFAERIEQDIPETCQFINLAEVENNNTEVEFAVSSPGISSGGMSTASSRSTFSWELFGNGEELGDSHLSQQEYVLMGTFKQRVIAAFS